In a single window of the Zonotrichia leucophrys gambelii isolate GWCS_2022_RI chromosome 2, RI_Zleu_2.0, whole genome shotgun sequence genome:
- the CRTAP gene encoding cartilage-associated protein yields the protein MWVSALLAALLAAAGAQYERYSFRSFPRDELMPLESAYRYGLDQYSTENWPESVSYLEVSMRLYRLLRDSEAFCHRNCSAAAPPPAPPAPRSAALQELRILSGVLRRAQCLRRCKQGLPAFRQAQPGRELLEEFQRREPYKYLQFAYFKANNLPKAIAAAHTFLLKHPDDEMMQRNMAYYKSIPDAEEHIKDLEIKPYENLFVRAVRAYNGDNWRTSISDMELALPEFFKAYDDCIAACEGSREITDFKDFYLSIADHYIEVLACKVQCESNLTPIIGGFVVEKFVATMYHYLQFAYYKLNDMKNAAACAASYLLFDEKDEVMKQNMVYYQYHKDKWGLKEEDFQPRSEAVRYHNITTLQLELYEFAKEHLMDDDEGEVVEFLDELLEVEEKKES from the exons ATGTGGGTGTCGGCGCTGCTGGCGGCGCTgctggcggcggcgggcgcgcaGTACGAGCGCTACAGCTTCCGCAGCTTCCCGCGGGACGAGCTGATGCCGCTGGAGTCGGCCTACCGCTACGGGCTGGACCAGTACAGCACCGAGAACTGGCCCGAGAGCGTCAGCTACCTGGAGGTCAGCATGCGGCTGTACCGCCTGCTCCGCGACAGCGAGGCCTTCTGCCACCGCAACTGCAgcgcggccgcgccgccgcccgcgccccccgcgccccgcagcgccgccctgcaggagctgcgcATCCTGTCCGGCGTGCTGCGGCGGGCGCAGTGCCTGCGGCGCTGCAAGCAGGGCCTGCCCGCCTTCCGACAGGCGCAGCCCGGCCGCGAACTGCTCGAGGAGTTCCAGCGCCGCGAGCCCTACAAGTACCTGCAGTTCGCCTACTTCAAG GCTAATAATCTTCCAAAAGCTATTGCAGCAGCTCACACATTTCTTCTGAAGCATCCAGATGATGAAATGATGCAAAGAAATATGGCCTACTATAAGAGCATACCTGATGCTGAGGAGCATATTAAAGACTTGGAGATAAAGCCTTATGAG AATCTCTTTGTCAGGGCGGTGAGAGCGTACAATGGCGACAACTGGCGCACGTCCATCTCGGACATGGAACTGGCGCTTCCCGAGTTCTTCAAAGCCTACGACGACTGCATAGCAGCCTGCGAAGGCTCCCGAGAGATCACAGACTTTAAAGACTTCTATCTTTCCATTGCAG aCCATTATATTGAAGTCCTTGCATGCAAAGTGCAGTGCGAGAGCAATCTGACACCCATTATTGGAGGCTTTGTCGTTGAAAAATTTGTGGCCACCATGTACCATTACTTGCAGTTTGCGTATTATAAAT TGAATGACATGAAGAATGCAGCTGCTTGTGCTGCCAGTTACCTTCTGTTTGATGAAAAAGATGAAGTAATGAAACAGAACATGGTCTATTACCAGTACCACAAAGACAAGTGGGGACTTAAAGAGGAGGATTTTCAGCCCAGATCG GAGGCAGTTCGGTACCACAACATTACCACGCTCCAGCTGGAATTGTATGAATTCGCGAAGGAACAtctgatggatgatgatgag